From Lepus europaeus isolate LE1 unplaced genomic scaffold, mLepTim1.pri SCAFFOLD_499, whole genome shotgun sequence, a single genomic window includes:
- the LOC133755468 gene encoding oviduct-specific glycoprotein-like encodes MGRLLLWLGLVLVLDCHDGAAYKLVCYFTNWAHSRPGPAAILPHDLDPFLCTHLIFAFASMNDNEIVAKDVQDERIFYPEFNKLKERNRELKTLLSIGGWNFGTTRFTAMLSSFASREKFINSVISLLRTHNFDGLDLFFLYPGLRGSPAHDRWTFLFLVEELLFAFQREALLIKRPRLLLSAAVSGVPHIVQTSYDVRLLGKLLDFINVLSYDLHGSWEKFTGHNSPLFSLPEDPKSSAYAMNYWRKLGAPSEKLIMGFPTYGRTFHLLKATNHGLQAQAIGPASPGKYTKQAGFLAYYEVCSFVRKAKRHWIDYQYVPYAYKGKEWVGYDDAISFSYKAMFVKREHFGGAMVWTLDMDDVRGTFCGNGPFPLVYTLNDLLVQDESTPTPLPQFWFSSAMNFSRSHPERLAVTEPLTTDIKILPPGGEAMATESSGMSEAPRGAAVSLGKHTVAPGEKTEPPGVKPMTPGKMTSA; translated from the exons ATGGGGAGGCTGTTGCTGTGGCTTG GGCTGGTTCTTGTGCTGGATTGCCACGATG GTGCTGCCTACAAGCTGGTGTGTTATTTCACCAACTGGGCACATAGTCGACCGGGCCCCGCCGCCATCCTGCCCCACGACCTGGACCCGTTTCTCTGCACACACCTGATATTCGCGTTTGCCTCAATGAACGACAATGAGATCGTTGCTAAGGATGTCCAAGATGAGCGAATTTTCTACCCAGAGTTCAACAAACTCAAAGAGAG GAACAGAGAGTTGAAAACACTGctgtccattggagggtggaaCTTTGGCACAACCAG GTTCACCGCCATGCTGTCTTCATTCGCCAGCCGTGAAAAATTTATCAACTCAGTTATATCCCTGCTAAGGACACACAACTTTGACGGTCTCGACCTGTTCTTCTTGTACCCTGGGCTCAGAGGCAGCCCTGCCCATGACCGGTGGACTTTTCTCTTCTTAGTTGAA GAGCTCCTGTTTGCCTTCCAAAGGGAGGCACTACTCATCAAGCGTCCCCGGTTGCTGCTCTCCGCTGCTGTTTCTGGGGTCCCACACATCGTCCAAACATCTTACGATGTGCGCCTTCTAGGAAA ACTCCTGGATTTCATTAATGTCTTGTCTTATGACTTGCATGGAAGCTGGGAAAAGTTCACAGGGCACAACAGTCCCCTGTTCTCTCTGCCCGAAGACCCCAAATCCTCG GCATATGCCATGAATTACTGGCGAAAGCTCGGGGCACCCTCAGAGAAGCTCATCATGGGGTTCCCCACCTATGGACGCACATTTCACCTCCTCAAAGCCACTAACCATGGGTTGCAGGCCCAAGCAATCGGACCAGCATCTCCAGGAAAGTACACCAAGCAAGCTGGCTTCCTGGCTTATTATGAG GTCTGCTCCTTTGTGCGGAAGGCGAAGAGGCACTGGATTGATTACCAGTACGTGCCCTATGCTTACAAGGGGAAGGAGTGGGTCGGCTATGACGACGCCATCAGCTTCAGTTACAAG GCAATGTTTGTCAAGAGAGAGCACTTCGGGGGGGCTATGGTGTGGACACTGGACATGGATGACGTCAGGGGCACTTTCTGTGGCAATGGCCCTTTCCCCCTTGTCTACACATTGAATGACCTCCTGGTGCAGGATG AGTCCACCCCGACACCTTTGCCACAATTCTGGTTCTCCTCTGCTATGAATTTTTCAAGAAGTCACCCGGAAAGGCTGGCCGTGACGGAACCGCTGACCACTGATATTAAGATTTTGCCCCCAGGGGGCGAGGCTATGGCCACTGAGAGCAGTGGGATGTCTGAAGCACCCAGAGGTGCAGCTGTGTCCCTCGGCAAGCACACTGTGGCTCCAGGAGAGAAGACTGAGCCCCCTGGGGTGAAGCCCATGACCCCTGGAAAGATGACCTCTGCTTGA